A single region of the Ictalurus punctatus breed USDA103 chromosome 26, Coco_2.0, whole genome shotgun sequence genome encodes:
- the LOC108258367 gene encoding interferon-induced protein 44, whose amino-acid sequence MGSSESKVPHTMPPRTVHAQKPNPPKQENESSQRQPEFESPWRMMPWGRKDEIEQKLRNFNIKRLKVPYVRILIVGAVGAGKSSFINSVNNAFQGRITCEALVATGSERSFTTTYTTHYIEGEDGTPLPFVFNDIMGLEDEDGVQTQDLVTAVQGFIKEGHKFNPLSAVCKNDHGYRSNPTLEEQTFCLVNIIAADKISLMKDEVIDKLKYIRQEASKLMMPQVIVMTRPDLACPHINKDLRKIYTSKKIKDKMQECSNRLGIPMNYIFPVKNYHEEIDTEDDMDVLILKALDQIVHIAADAMKKKCFNSGGNHE is encoded by the exons ATGGGATCGTCCGAATCAAAAGTACCTCACACCATGCCCCCAAGAACAGTACATGCACAGAAGCCCAATCCTCCAAAACAAGAAAATGAATCTTCACAACGCCAACCAG AATTTGAAAGTCCATGGAGGATGATGCCTTGGGG aCGAAAGGATGAAATTGAGCAGAAACTGAGGAACTTTAATATCAAGAGACTAAAAGTGCCGTATGTCAGAATTCTGATTGTTGGTGCAGTCGGAGCTGGAAAGTCCAGTTTCATAAACTCAGTTAATAATGCTTTCCAAGGAAGAATCACCTGTGAGGCTCTGGTTGCTACAGGATCTGAAAGAAGCTTCACAACAACC TACACAACCCATTACATTGAAGGAGAGGATGGTACTCCTTTGCCTTTTGTCTTCAATGATATCATGGGCCTTGAAGATGAAGATGGTGTCCAAACACAGGACCTTGTCACAGCTGTACAGGGGTTTATTAAGGAAGGGCACAAA TTTAATCCTTTGTCAGCAGTGTGTAAAAATGACCATGGCTACAGAAGCAACCCAACACTTGAAGAACAAACCTTCTGCCTGGTCAACATTATAGCAGCAGACAAAATATCACTGATGAAGGATGAAGTCATTGATAAGCTGAAATACATCCGCCAGGAGGCTTCAAAACTGA TGATGCCACAAGTAATTGTCATGACACGACCAGATTTAGCATGCCCACACATTAACAAAGACCTAAGGAAGATCTACACCagcaagaaaataaaagacaag ATGCAAGAGTGTAGTAATCGGCTGGGTATTCCCATGAACTACATCTTCCCTGTGAAGAACTACCATGAGGAGATTGACACAGAAGATGACATGGATGTTCTGATTCTCAAGGCACTTGATCAGATTGTGCACATCGCCGCTGAtgcaatgaagaaaaaatgcTTTAATTCTGGTGGCAATCATGAGTAA